In Fusobacterium canifelinum, a genomic segment contains:
- a CDS encoding toxin-antitoxin system YwqK family antitoxin: MKKNFIIYTFIIFLLTSFTVFGQREVDFEELIYHEDTELIYVKGENEPFTGIRKDYYEDKSLKFEIPYKNGKKEGKGKEYYPSGKFKSDAFFVDDVLEGKAIGYYENGNLEYEENYKDGKLDGLVKDYFESGKIKAEINYKNGELDGESLNFYKDGSLRSKAVYKNGELVGDIVQGEVGSVVAGDVPDTEEVSISSENKNIRDYVGIFIFCTVTIGIIIYTVFKIFTAFPKTNNLTDEQRNRIFKILMKYDEHKKELFSAYRLNGVETGYYRVRSMIVDNEKVYIYAKMFSILYIPTPITLGYLLCYNKDRILASFSNATFKEAKKEIEESTLYL, encoded by the coding sequence ATGAAAAAGAATTTTATTATCTATACTTTTATTATTTTTTTACTAACTTCTTTTACTGTTTTTGGACAAAGAGAAGTAGATTTTGAAGAACTTATATATCATGAAGATACTGAGCTTATTTATGTTAAAGGAGAAAATGAGCCTTTTACTGGAATAAGAAAAGATTATTATGAAGATAAAAGTTTAAAGTTTGAAATTCCATATAAAAATGGAAAAAAAGAAGGTAAAGGAAAAGAATATTATCCTAGTGGTAAATTTAAATCAGATGCATTTTTTGTTGATGATGTATTAGAAGGAAAGGCTATTGGTTATTATGAAAATGGGAATTTAGAATATGAAGAAAATTATAAAGATGGTAAATTAGATGGATTAGTTAAAGATTATTTTGAAAGTGGGAAAATAAAAGCTGAAATTAATTATAAAAATGGTGAACTAGATGGGGAATCACTTAATTTTTATAAAGATGGAAGTTTAAGATCAAAAGCAGTTTATAAAAATGGAGAATTAGTTGGTGATATAGTTCAAGGTGAAGTTGGAAGTGTGGTAGCAGGAGATGTTCCAGATACAGAAGAAGTTTCAATATCAAGTGAAAATAAAAATATTAGAGATTATGTAGGGATTTTTATTTTTTGCACTGTTACAATAGGAATTATAATTTATACTGTTTTTAAAATCTTTACAGCCTTTCCTAAAACCAATAATTTAACAGATGAGCAAAGAAACAGAATATTTAAAATTTTAATGAAATATGATGAACATAAGAAAGAATTGTTTTCAGCTTATAGATTAAATGGGGTAGAAACAGGTTATTATAGAGTTCGTTCTATGATAGTGGATAATGAAAAAGTTTATATCTATGCAAAGATGTTCTCAATTTTATATATACCAACTCCAATAACTTTGGGCTATCTCCTTTGCTATAATAAAGATAGAATATTAGCTAGTTTTTCTAATGCTACTTTTAAAGAAGCAAAAAAAGAAATAGAAGAAAGTACTTTGTACTTATAA
- a CDS encoding toxin-antitoxin system YwqK family antitoxin: MKKNFIIYTLIIFILSSFSIFAEREAKLEELKYNEETELMYVNDEKEPFTGIAKDYYEDKTLKAEVPYVNGMLEGLEKQYYPSGKLKSEANFVEGLFQGKATGYYENGNLEYEENYKDGQLDGLVKKYYENGQLCIEENYKDGKLEGEIVYYDENGNIELKAIYKDDKVDKVIDVDTGEEIQTEENKSEKYLEYSIFGGIIVLWIYFIIFKLKSFPKTSHLSDEQREKILKILIQHDENKKELFSTFKFNGIGTGYSEVGSMMIDEQRVYIKAKIFSIIFIPVPKILGYLLCYGEDEILASYSNKTFKELKKEIKETVLYM, translated from the coding sequence ATGAAAAAGAATTTTATTATCTATACTTTAATTATTTTTATTTTAAGTTCTTTCAGTATTTTTGCAGAAAGGGAAGCTAAATTAGAAGAACTTAAATATAATGAAGAAACTGAACTTATGTATGTTAATGATGAAAAAGAACCTTTTACTGGAATAGCGAAAGATTATTATGAAGATAAAACTCTAAAGGCTGAAGTTCCATATGTAAATGGAATGTTAGAAGGACTAGAAAAGCAATACTATCCAAGTGGTAAGTTGAAATCTGAAGCAAATTTTGTTGAAGGACTATTTCAAGGAAAAGCAACAGGCTACTATGAAAATGGAAATTTAGAATATGAAGAAAACTACAAAGATGGTCAATTAGATGGCTTAGTTAAAAAATACTATGAAAATGGTCAACTATGTATTGAAGAAAATTATAAAGATGGAAAACTAGAAGGTGAAATAGTTTATTATGATGAAAATGGAAATATAGAATTAAAAGCAATTTACAAAGATGATAAGGTAGATAAAGTAATTGATGTGGATACAGGAGAAGAAATTCAAACTGAAGAAAATAAGTCTGAAAAATATCTAGAATATAGTATTTTTGGTGGAATCATAGTTTTGTGGATATATTTTATTATTTTTAAGTTAAAATCTTTTCCGAAAACTAGCCATTTATCAGATGAACAAAGAGAAAAAATATTAAAAATTTTAATACAACATGATGAAAATAAAAAAGAACTTTTTTCTACTTTTAAATTTAATGGAATAGGAACAGGCTATTCTGAAGTAGGTTCTATGATGATAGATGAGCAAAGAGTATATATCAAGGCAAAGATATTTTCAATTATATTTATACCAGTCCCAAAAATTCTGGGTTATCTTCTTTGTTATGGTGAAGATGAGATTTTAGCTAGTTATTCTAATAAAACTTTTAAAGAATTGAAAAAAGAAATAAAAGAAACAGTTTTATATATGTAA
- a CDS encoding aspartate kinase, whose product MLKVAKFGGSSVASAEQFKKVKEIVKMDASRKFVVVSAVGKANKDDNKITDLLYLCYAHIKYNMNCDAVFNIIEEKFCDIAKELNLEFDIKAELAELKEKLDQKSVSEEYLVSRGEYLTALLMAEYLGYRFIDAKDVIFYNYDNTFDYIRSEKAFEEITKTGENFIIPGFYGSFPNRDVKLMTRGGGDVTGAIIASLANADIYENWTDVSGVLMADPRIIPNPLPIEVINYNELRELSYMGASVLHEEAVFPVALKKIPIQIRNTNKPEDVGTIINNSDEGAFKHVITGIAGKKDFSIITIRKVHMSNEVGLIRKALSVFEDYNVSIEHIPSGVDSFSVVVETKAVKPFVHELMGRLKKVTSAGEVTLTTEISLIATVGLGMKNYKGLSGRLFSAIGKAGINIVVISQTSDEINIIVGVHNSDYERTIRTIYYEFNPQ is encoded by the coding sequence ATGTTAAAGGTTGCTAAATTTGGAGGGAGTTCTGTTGCCAGTGCAGAGCAGTTTAAAAAAGTTAAAGAAATAGTTAAAATGGATGCAAGTCGTAAATTTGTTGTTGTAAGTGCAGTTGGTAAGGCAAATAAAGATGATAATAAAATAACAGATTTATTGTATCTTTGCTATGCTCATATAAAATACAATATGAATTGTGACGCAGTTTTCAATATAATTGAAGAGAAATTTTGTGATATAGCTAAAGAATTAAATTTAGAGTTTGATATAAAAGCCGAACTTGCAGAATTAAAAGAAAAGTTAGATCAAAAAAGTGTATCAGAAGAATATTTAGTAAGTCGGGGAGAGTATTTAACTGCACTTTTAATGGCTGAATATCTTGGATATAGATTTATAGATGCTAAGGATGTTATCTTCTATAATTATGATAATACTTTTGATTATATTAGAAGTGAAAAAGCTTTTGAAGAAATAACAAAAACAGGAGAAAATTTTATTATTCCAGGTTTCTATGGTTCTTTTCCAAATAGAGATGTTAAACTTATGACTCGTGGAGGAGGAGATGTAACAGGAGCTATTATTGCTAGTCTTGCCAATGCTGATATTTATGAAAACTGGACAGATGTTTCAGGAGTTTTAATGGCAGACCCAAGAATAATTCCTAATCCATTGCCTATTGAAGTAATAAATTATAATGAACTTAGAGAACTTTCGTATATGGGAGCTAGTGTCTTACATGAAGAAGCAGTATTTCCTGTTGCTTTAAAGAAAATTCCTATACAAATTCGTAACACAAATAAGCCAGAAGATGTAGGAACTATAATAAATAATAGCGATGAAGGAGCATTTAAGCATGTAATAACAGGGATAGCAGGAAAAAAAGATTTTTCTATTATAACAATTAGAAAAGTTCATATGTCTAATGAGGTTGGTTTAATAAGAAAGGCTTTAAGTGTCTTTGAAGACTATAATGTAAGTATTGAACATATTCCAAGTGGAGTTGATTCATTCTCAGTTGTAGTTGAAACTAAGGCAGTAAAACCTTTTGTTCATGAACTTATGGGAAGACTTAAAAAAGTTACTTCAGCAGGAGAAGTTACTTTGACAACTGAAATTTCTTTAATTGCCACAGTGGGCTTAGGAATGAAGAATTATAAAGGATTATCAGGAAGATTATTCTCTGCAATAGGTAAAGCAGGAATAAATATAGTTGTAATTTCTCAAACAAGTGATGAAATTAATATTATAGTTGGAGTGCATAATTCAGATTATGAAAGAACTATAAGAACTATCTATTATGAATTTAATCCACAATAA
- a CDS encoding homoserine dehydrogenase gives MKIAILGFGTVGSGVYEITKTLENIEVKKVLEKDLSKINIATDNYDEIINDKEIELVVECMGGLHPAYEFIMKALQNKKSVVSANKAVIAKYLDEFLKTARENKVEFRFEASVGGGIPCLAGIQKIRRVENIDKFYGIFNGTSNFILDNMYRFENEFFTTLKNAQELGYAEADPSADIDGYDVTNKVIISFALAYDGFIKNDFPCFTLRNITKEDIIYFKKQGYIAKYIGEARTKANEYEASVMLNLFPINALEGNVLSNYNIVTVQSYTMGEVKFYGQGAGKLPTANAIIQDILDTQEKISFNPISIEKKYTYSSALFKHKYVIRSNEELKGDFEKVDKDGKNFYHYTKEISQADLLKLVDGKDYLVTKVSEVSA, from the coding sequence ATGAAAATTGCAATTTTAGGGTTCGGAACAGTTGGAAGTGGAGTTTATGAAATAACGAAAACTTTAGAAAATATTGAAGTAAAAAAAGTTCTTGAAAAAGATTTGAGTAAAATAAATATAGCTACCGATAATTATGATGAAATTATTAATGATAAAGAAATTGAATTAGTTGTTGAATGTATGGGAGGACTACATCCTGCTTATGAATTTATTATGAAAGCCTTACAAAATAAAAAATCTGTTGTAAGTGCAAATAAAGCCGTTATAGCAAAATATTTAGATGAATTTTTAAAAACTGCTAGAGAGAACAAAGTTGAATTTCGTTTTGAAGCAAGTGTTGGAGGAGGCATACCTTGTCTTGCAGGTATTCAAAAAATCCGTCGTGTAGAAAATATAGATAAGTTCTATGGAATTTTTAATGGAACAAGTAATTTTATTTTAGATAATATGTATAGATTTGAAAATGAATTTTTTACAACTTTAAAAAATGCACAAGAATTAGGATATGCAGAAGCAGATCCAAGTGCAGATATAGATGGCTATGATGTAACTAATAAGGTTATAATAAGTTTTGCTTTGGCTTACGATGGATTTATCAAAAATGATTTTCCTTGTTTTACATTGAGAAATATTACAAAAGAAGATATCATATACTTTAAGAAGCAAGGTTATATAGCTAAATATATAGGTGAAGCTAGAACAAAAGCTAATGAATATGAAGCTTCTGTAATGTTAAATCTATTTCCAATAAATGCTTTAGAAGGTAATGTTTTAAGTAACTATAATATTGTTACAGTACAATCTTATACTATGGGAGAAGTAAAATTCTATGGACAAGGTGCAGGAAAATTGCCTACTGCTAATGCAATTATTCAAGATATTTTAGATACACAAGAAAAAATTTCTTTCAATCCTATTTCAATAGAGAAGAAATATACTTATTCTTCAGCTTTATTCAAACATAAATATGTAATTCGTTCTAATGAAGAATTAAAAGGAGATTTTGAAAAAGTAGATAAAGATGGAAAAAATTTCTATCACTATACAAAAGAAATATCACAAGCTGATTTATTAAAATTAGTTGATGGAAAAGATTATCTTGTTACAAAAGTAAGTGAGGTGTCAGCATAA